GCGCAAATGGGCTGAGGAACGCCTGCGAGCAAAACTTCTCGATGCGAAAGCTCTTCGCGAAGAAGAGCTCTCGGCACTTTCTGAATGGTACTACCTCCCCCTGATTGAGTTGCTACAAACTAGCAATGTCGCCTCAACGCCTGAGTTTATTGCTACCCGCCTCGGCATCACCCCAGAGCAAGCGACAAAAGCGATTGAAACTCTGTTGGAAATGAATTTGGTTGCTTGGCGTGAAGGACGCCTCGTTCCGGCTCAACCGGATCGCTCGATCACTCCGACGATCCCAACACCGGCATTGCGAGAGCACAACAAACGCTATTTGCAAATGGCAGGAAACGCGATCGAAAGCAAACCTCTGCCAGAGCGCGATTTCTCAACGATGATCATGGCGATTGATAAATCCAAAATGGAATTGGCAAAAGAACGTATTCGTACTTTCCGCCGTGAACTCATGAAAGAGCTAGAAGCTCTGCCAAACAAAGACGCTGTTTACTGCCTGTCGATGGGGTTCTTTGAAGTTACGGAGACCGCGAAATGAAATTCCTAGCCACACTCCTCGTTCTGCTCCTCGCAACCCACTCTTTTGCCGGCACCGAGCTTGGTGATGGTGGTGGCGGTGTTTTCAAAGATGGCCGCTACATGACTTATCACTCGGCCCGCATTCCGATTAAGACGGCACCTTCGACGATCGCGCAAATCCCCGGTATGAGCCTGCTTTTGCAGCGCATGACTTCAGCTCCAATTCTCGATGCGGCAAAGACTCAAATTCTTTCTGCGATCATTCCTTCTGGAAACCGTGAGTATCACGCCGTGCCTGCCGAGTCGCTCAACCCCGAGCTTCGTCAGAGCATCACCGAGCAGTACGCGCAGATCTTTCACTGCGACCCGAGCGAAGTTGTCCTGTTCGCTGTAACAGACCCGGTCAGCAAAACCACAGCTTTGTTTCCGGAATTTTTTAAGCTCACTGATACCGAGCAAGCGGCGATCCTATTCCACGAAACGATGTGGGTCCTCGGCAAAAGCTTTACCTATCAGGATGTTCTGGGTTTAGAGGGAGCTGCTCAGGCTTACTTTGAAAATCCTCAGAACGGTGATGCATTCTATAATTTCTTTTATAAGTTTTCGACGACGATTGATTCAGGTTTCAAAAACTTTTTGATTGCGACACTTCAATTCGACCGTCAAAATCCTGCCACATCCCTTGCAAAGGGCGATGGCAAAATCTCTTTGCAGGAACTCTTCGGCGAAAAATGGCTGAACTGCATTTTGTTCGGCGACACGAAATGCAAAGACATCTTGCTGCCGGATCTTTTGCAGAAATCACAGCAAGATCCAGCCTCGCTTTTCCGCCGCGCCCTGGTTGAGTTTGCAATCCGCTCAAAGAGTCAAATCATGGCCACTCGCCTGATTGGCTACGTCGGAAGCGACTCCTCTGCGCCCACAGTGAAGCTGATTTTGCAAAAAGGTTTCTATATTGACACCAATGACCTTGGGTTATCAATCCCCGGCGGACTCTTAGAATTCCCAATTCTTGTGGGAAAAGACGGCCCGAAAATCGCCGCGGTTGAGTTTTTCTACTAAGGCAGATACACGGCGATTTGTTTTAGCACGCGTTCAATGAAATCCTCTTGGGTGGCTTCAATTTTCTCTTTGGAGCTATCCGATGGAATGTCGATCGAAATCAGCTCTTTGATTCTTGCGACTTTCCCATAGCCATTTTCCAAAAAACCTAAATCCAAAAGCGCGCATTTCATGCGAATGCGTTTTGCATCCGTGTATTGAGCAATATCGACTTGCTGGCGCTTCCCGATACGGAAAGACAGCAAAGCCCAGTGGTCGGTGTTCATAAAGCGCTGATAAGGGGAATCTGAGCCTACACGCGCGGCCACCGTAATCTCAGGCACTCCTTTTGACACGATCAATTTTAGGACCTCTGAAGACAGCGCATAAAAACTGAGTTTCGGCACAAGCTCCATCTGTTCCCAAAACGGCGGATTACGAGGATCGCTGTTCGCAATCGAGACGACAATTTCTTTCTTGAAAAGATTTGTCAGATCCGAAGTCAGAATTCCCAAATGCACAGCCAGAGAATTTTTCCAGCTGTCTGTGATACGGAAGCGAGCCT
The sequence above is drawn from the Bdellovibrionales bacterium genome and encodes:
- a CDS encoding TIGR02147 family protein; protein product: MAQKSDGYRKFLLDELRRRERNNPAYSLRAFARDLNVSASRLSEVFSGKCGISRKRALDFSKKLRLTSEDEAIFIDMVDLEHTRSQLSRKWAEERLRAKLLDAKALREEELSALSEWYYLPLIELLQTSNVASTPEFIATRLGITPEQATKAIETLLEMNLVAWREGRLVPAQPDRSITPTIPTPALREHNKRYLQMAGNAIESKPLPERDFSTMIMAIDKSKMELAKERIRTFRRELMKELEALPNKDAVYCLSMGFFEVTETAK